In Deltaproteobacteria bacterium, a genomic segment contains:
- a CDS encoding zf-HC2 domain-containing protein, with the protein MSDGHLSQLKLDTYLLGGLPADERASLEAHLGSCATCSATLADLKARQAQFASTRLPLLMPGAVERASGWRRFFTSRTPLYAALALAIPILLLVLLRPPAPDNGIKGGPALQVVVKHGARVSPLRPGEMLAAGDELRFVIEPGKRRFLLIMSVDGAGTVSVYEPFDGNESAPISGPRVEIPGSVVLDRAPGPERLYALFSDAPISTESVQPALTAVAQGGPPAIRAGGILGVPGASEVSTWFEKEPSP; encoded by the coding sequence ATGAGCGACGGCCATCTCTCTCAGCTCAAGCTCGACACCTACCTGCTCGGCGGGCTCCCAGCCGACGAGCGCGCGAGCCTCGAGGCGCACCTGGGCTCATGCGCCACGTGCAGCGCCACGCTGGCCGACCTCAAGGCACGCCAGGCGCAGTTCGCGAGCACCAGGCTTCCGCTCCTGATGCCGGGTGCTGTGGAGCGCGCGAGCGGCTGGCGTCGGTTCTTCACCTCGCGGACGCCGCTCTACGCCGCGCTCGCGTTGGCGATCCCGATTCTGCTGCTGGTGCTCCTGCGTCCGCCTGCGCCGGACAACGGCATCAAGGGCGGGCCCGCGCTGCAGGTGGTGGTGAAGCACGGCGCGCGCGTGTCGCCGCTCAGGCCCGGCGAGATGCTCGCGGCCGGCGACGAGCTCCGCTTCGTGATCGAGCCGGGCAAGCGGAGGTTCCTGCTCATCATGTCCGTCGACGGCGCGGGTACGGTGAGCGTGTACGAGCCGTTCGACGGCAACGAGAGCGCGCCCATTTCGGGTCCGCGCGTGGAGATCCCCGGGAGCGTGGTGCTCGATCGCGCGCCTGGACCGGAGCGGCTGTACGCGCTCTTCAGCGACGCGCCGATCTCGACGGAGAGCGTCCAGCCTGCGTTGACGGCCGTGGCGCAAGGCGGCCCGCCGGCCATTCGCGCGGGTGGAATACTGGGCGTCCCGGGTGCGTCGGAAGTGAGCACCTGGTTCGAGAAGGAGCCGTCGCCGTGA
- a CDS encoding sigma-70 family RNA polymerase sigma factor has protein sequence MTAAELERLFRTYGPLIHERCRRILGDGAAADDATQETFVRVHRHLAEAPNVDEAVPWIYRIATNYCLNELRDRGKRAEPTDTLPEIADDLSEARLADAQLARALIDRVPAKLRACAYLTYVDGLTQDEVAKVLGISRRSVVNHLADFLARARKFVARSEP, from the coding sequence ATGACCGCGGCCGAGCTCGAGCGCCTTTTCCGCACGTACGGACCGCTCATCCACGAGCGCTGTCGCCGCATTCTGGGCGACGGCGCAGCCGCCGACGACGCGACCCAGGAGACGTTCGTGCGCGTCCACCGCCACCTCGCCGAAGCCCCCAACGTCGACGAAGCCGTTCCGTGGATCTATCGAATCGCCACGAACTATTGCCTCAATGAGCTCCGCGATCGCGGCAAGCGCGCCGAGCCGACGGACACACTTCCCGAGATCGCCGATGACCTGAGTGAAGCGCGCCTCGCCGACGCCCAGCTCGCGCGCGCGCTCATCGACCGCGTGCCCGCCAAGCTGCGGGCCTGCGCGTATTTGACCTATGTCGATGGCCTCACCCAGGACGAGGTCGCGAAGGTGCTGGGCATCTCGCGGCGCAGCGTGGTGAACCACCTCGCCGACTTCCTCGCGCGCGCGCGAAAGTTCGTCGCCCGGAGCGAGCCATGA